In Torulaspora globosa chromosome 1, complete sequence, a genomic segment contains:
- the RUD3 gene encoding Rud3p (ancestral locus Anc_8.636), with translation MGKNKKKSAKKQHQTAPENANSKGQKADEHQAEHVQSSRDIKDQSLETSSQEAKDASNGDGTAAAPVSSNEEMDRLREEIQALKSELALERELRQTQKDGNVAVPSPFTDSQEYNDLKAERDEFEAQYNNLLNRISSMKNVFSKMKESQQELEAVKEQLSEYESQNVRLKEKVDILNKERKDLEETITTLNLEYSNLDEERESAQRRCTSYKNELESLAERLERESEKHRQELKSIVDEKNQLDSQLQDMVIVLKSSRQDLSTLRAEKEDLSSAVKTLEEEKKTLQENIRSLEADLENAFGSFKQQSKQNTLEVNALRSQLDKSEESNAQLSKTIEQLNKDIQSMSEDVSGKKKLEQECKERVLQIGKLRHEAIILNEHLTKALTMLKQSSDSESVDKELISNLLVSFVSIPRADPKKFEVLELISSFLSWDDDKKRQAGLLHYKEQTPKSAGSMSSTGNFVTLWTEFLEKESEK, from the coding sequence ATGggaaagaacaagaagaagagtgCCAAAAAACAGCACCAGACAGCGCCAGAAAATGCCAATTCTAAAGGTCAAAAGGCAGATGAACATCAAGCGGAACATGTTCAAAGTTCCCGAGATATCAAGGACCAGTCTCTAGAAACGTCATCCCAGGAAGCAAAAGATGCGAGCAATGGCGATGGAACAGCCGCAGCTCCGGTGTCCAGTAATGAAGAAATGGACAGGCTACGTGAAGAAATACAGGCTCTTAAGTCTGAGCTGGCGCTTGAAAGGGAGCTGAGACAGACGCAGAAAGACGGCAATGTTGCCGTGCCATCCCCGTTCACTGACTCGCAGGAGTACAATGACCTTAAAGCTGAGCGCGATGAGTTTGAAGCTCAATACAACAACCTGCTGAACAGAATatcgtcgatgaagaatgTGTTCAGCAAAATGAAGGAGTCGCAACAAGAGCTAGAGGCCGTGAAGGAGCAGCTATCGGAGTATGAGTCCCAAAATGTGAGGCTAAAAGAAAAAGTCGATATACTGAACAAGGAAAGAAAagaccttgaagaaaccatcACCACGTTGAACCTTGAGTACTCAAACCTGGACGAGGAGCGCGAAAGCGCGCAGAGGCGGTGTACCTCCTATAAAAATGAGCTGGAATCGCTGGCTGAAAGGCTTGAGAGAGAGTCAGAGAAGCATCGCCAAGAATTAAAGTCGATCGTGGATGAAAAAAACCAATTGGATAGTCAACTGCAGGACATGGTGATCGTACTCAAGAGCAGCAGGCAGGATTTGTCCACGCTAAGAGCTGAGAAAGAGGACCTGTCCTCGGCAGTTAAGACTCTtgaagaggagaaaaagacTTTGCAAGAAAATATACGATCGCTCGAAGCAGATCTGGAAAATGCCTTCGGCAGCTTCAAGCAGCAATCCAAGCAAAACACTCTGGAGGTCAATGCTCTCAGATCTCAGCTCGACAAGAGCGAGGAATCGAATGCCCAGCTTTCCAAGACaatcgagcaattgaacaaaGATATCCAGTCGATGAGTGAGGATGTGTctggcaagaagaagctggaacAAGAATGCAAGGAACGCGTGCTGCAAATAGGCAAGCTAAGACACGAGGCAATCATCCTGAATGAGCATCTGACAAAAGCTCTCACAATGTTAAAGCAGTCCAGTGACTCAGAATCAGTCGATAAAGAGCTCATATCAAACCTCCTAGTATCCTTTGTATCCATTCCTAGAGCCGATCCGAAAAAATTCGAAGTGCTTGAGCTGATATCAAGTTTCTTGAGTTGGGATGATGATAAAAAGAGACAGGCAGGTCTATTGCATTACAAGGAACAGACTCCAAAGTCAGCAGGTTCCATGTCAAGCACAGGGAACTTTGTGACGCTGTGGACCGAGTTTctcgagaaggaaagcGAAAAGTGA